One region of Polaribacter pectinis genomic DNA includes:
- a CDS encoding universal stress protein → MKKILVPIDFSKPSEYASKMAARIAKKTNAIVYLIHMIELPKGVIDMGAGSKFSIPESMLYLRKVREKVLQFKDKIFSEDIHVEYFIKLNTPFEGIKKYAEKIDADLIIMGSKGHSEFEEILIGSNTEKVVRTSAIPVIVVKKDHKKFKLKNLVFASSFKNDNREVFGKFLDFAHQFGSKVHLLKVNTPSHFESTHDATEKVKDFINKYELPKHSINIYNDTSVENGILNFSRDVNADIIALSTHGRSGLSHLFSASVTKNLSKSALKPMLTIKV, encoded by the coding sequence ATGAAGAAGATTTTAGTTCCAATCGATTTTTCTAAACCATCTGAATACGCTTCAAAAATGGCTGCAAGAATTGCAAAAAAGACAAATGCTATTGTTTACCTTATTCATATGATAGAACTCCCAAAAGGAGTAATAGATATGGGTGCAGGAAGTAAATTTAGCATTCCAGAAAGTATGTTGTATTTAAGAAAGGTTAGAGAAAAAGTACTTCAATTTAAAGATAAGATTTTTAGCGAAGACATTCACGTAGAATATTTTATAAAATTAAATACACCTTTTGAAGGTATTAAAAAATATGCAGAAAAAATTGATGCAGATTTAATAATTATGGGTTCTAAAGGACATTCTGAATTTGAAGAAATTTTAATTGGCTCTAATACAGAAAAAGTAGTTAGAACCTCTGCAATACCAGTTATTGTGGTTAAAAAGGATCATAAAAAATTTAAATTAAAAAATTTAGTTTTTGCTTCTAGTTTTAAAAATGATAATAGAGAAGTATTTGGCAAGTTTCTAGATTTCGCTCATCAATTTGGTAGTAAAGTACATTTATTAAAAGTTAATACTCCTTCACATTTTGAAAGTACACATGATGCCACAGAAAAAGTAAAAGATTTTATAAATAAATATGAACTACCAAAACATTCTATAAATATATACAATGATACTTCTGTAGAAAATGGAATTTTAAATTTTTCTAGAGATGTAAATGCAGACATTATTGCTTTAAGTACACATGGTAGAAGTGGATTATCTCATTTATTTTCTGCAAGTGTTACAAAGAACTTATCTAAAAGTGCTTTAAAACCCATGTTAACAATTAAAGTTTAA
- the rimP gene encoding ribosome assembly cofactor RimP, with product MDQKKVKDLIDEALAENESLYLVDLVISENNKIQVTVDGDNGVPLSECIRISRSVDSNFDREEEDFSLEVSTPDISHPLKLKRQYIKNINRILKVKTATEELEGTLVEADEDKIVLRWKAREPKPVGKGKVTVEKTVTVEYKDIKEAKVKIVF from the coding sequence ATGGACCAAAAAAAGGTAAAAGATTTAATTGACGAGGCTTTAGCAGAGAATGAATCTTTGTATTTAGTAGATTTAGTAATCTCTGAAAACAATAAAATTCAAGTTACTGTAGATGGAGATAATGGAGTCCCTTTAAGTGAGTGTATTAGAATTAGTAGAAGTGTTGATAGTAATTTCGACAGAGAAGAAGAAGATTTTTCATTAGAAGTTTCTACACCAGACATTTCACATCCACTAAAATTAAAGAGACAGTATATTAAAAACATCAACAGAATCTTAAAAGTAAAAACTGCTACAGAAGAACTAGAAGGAACTTTAGTTGAAGCAGATGAAGATAAAATTGTTTTGCGTTGGAAAGCGAGAGAACCAAAACCAGTAGGTAAAGGGAAAGTTACTGTAGAAAAAACAGTTACTGTAGAGTATAAGGATATTAAAGAAGCAAAAGTGAAAATTGTATTTTAA